The Lolium rigidum isolate FL_2022 chromosome 2, APGP_CSIRO_Lrig_0.1, whole genome shotgun sequence genomic interval CCGGATAACTTATGCTCGCTCATAAAAGTTCAAAGAGAAAAGACATAGTGATATTTTGTGTGTGAACATAAAAAATGTATAGATGCACACCCATATTTTTTCCCGAAATTTTTggacattttgaaatatgttttttgtGCAAGGGGTGTATCTACACCTATGAGGCAAAGTGTGCATTTTCGGGTTTTGTACTAGCTAACTAGTGTGTGGCGCGTACAAAAGTAGAAAGAAAAAAATGTGTGGTTGAAGATTTTTACTTGCCATTATATACTTGTGTTTCTGAAAATATTCGTGCAGATGGATCACCTACACGTGGATAACAACGGGATGTGACAAATGGGCAGTCACATGCAACGAGAAGTGACAAGCGTTGTGTGGCCTACCCTACTGGCCTTCTCTCCCGATAGCCTTGTAGCCTACTGCATGTGTACTCCATGCTGTGGGTGTCCACCTGGATCTGGATGTATACGTACGTGGTGGCCACAGGCAAACTTGGCAATATATCCACATACTCCGTCTCGGCGTCCTGCCCGCTCACACACATACGCACGTGAAGCACGACGCGCAGAAGCACCAACACGAAGTTTCTGGGTCACGCTGAGCGTCCCCGGGGGATTAGATTTCTAATCCCCCGGGTGGACAGCCGTTGGATTAGCTCGATTAGACCGTCCAGATCATGACACGTGTCACAGTATACCTCAGTCCCACTTTTGCTACCATAatgtaccaaagtagcaaaaaacgattcgtttgtagcaaaatcaacacaattgtagcaaaacacgGTTCACCCAAAATACACACAGATCtcgtcggagactcgccggagacctcgccggagacgatgTAGCGAAAATGTtgtactattgtagcaaaaaaatttTGATATTGTAGCAACACCGATCTCATCGGAGAGCTCGCAAAAAAACTTCGCCGGAGATGTCACCCGGAACTCGCCGGAAAACCTCACCGGAGACATGGTAGCAAAACGAATATGCTAAAgtagcaaaaaaacacaaaaattgtAGCAGCTTTGtttttgctattgtagcaaaaccgaTCTCGTCgaagactcgccggagacctcgtcggAGGACTCGTAGCACAGCCGCCGTGCCATGGTAGCAGAGCAGGCCGCCGCATggagcaccaccaccatgccatGGTAGCAGAGCCGTCGGCCGGTCATAGCAGAAGCCAAACGCCGACGGTAGCAGCGGCCACCGCCGGTTGCAGCAAAGGCCACCGCCAGTAGCAGTAGCACCCACCGCCGTCGGTAGCAGGGCACCGCCGCCGGTTGCAAACAGCGCCCGCCGCGCTATGGTAGCGAAGCCCGTCGACATATGTAGCAAGGCCGCAAACCCCTTGTAgcaagcatgtctgccgctgggaGCAGCGGCGTCCGCCACGGGGAGCAACGCCCACCGCCCACCGCCTACCTCCGCAACGTATTCCATGGCGGCGACCACCTCGGTGAGCTAAGCGAAGTATGGAGCCCCGCGGGCGCGGAGATGGAGGGCAGCGGTGAATCCCAGGCGGGCGACCTCTACAGCAGCGACCTGGGCCCTGTCGCCGGCAGCAACAAGCAGTGGCGCGGGGCGCAGCAGGGGGGGTGGCGCGGGCGGCGTGGTGGCGCAGGAGGAGGCTCCCTTGCCGCCGGCGTGCCGCACGTCGTCCGCCTCCACAGCGATATCGCGGGGCGACGGTGATGGGGCGCGACGGTGATGGCGCGGGGCGCGGCGGGGGTGGCGCGgggcgcggcggtggtggcgcgtgGTGGCGCGGGGGCGCGaggcgcggcggtggtggcgcgtgGTGGCGCGGGGGCGCGAGGCACGGCGTCGATGGCGCACTTGATTTGGGGACAGAGAGAAGAAGATAAGGGAGATGATGAGAACGTGGGTGGACCCCACATGAACGTGGCGTGTGTGGGGAGGCGGGGGATTAGAACgctgttcccccgggggaacgTCAGCGTTTTCCTTCTTTATAACTAGCACCATATACTCAGAGAGAAAGACGCAGCCTGGCCTGGACGCACAGAGTGAGAGGGAGGCACGCACAGTGGTCTCGAAGCTCAACCTATAGCAGTCCTGCCGGTGCAACCATGATCCATCTGAAGCAGCCTCTGGTGCTCTCCGCGCAGAGCGGCAATGTTGCCTCGCCTCTTTTCGCCACTGCGGCGGCAGCCAGCAGCCAGCAGAGGCGAGCCTCGaaagccggcggcggccgggtcaGGACGCGCAGGATTAGCTGCGTGTCGACCGAGGAGGCCACCGGCGTCACGACGTCCGTGAAGACCAAGGAGAGGAACCTTACGGTGACGGCCATTGTGACCGCGCAGGCGGCGCCGGCCTCCATGTACGTCTCCCGCGGCCTCGACGACATCCAGGACCTCTTCGGCAAGACGCTGCTCCTGGAGCTCGTCAGCTCCGAGCTCGACCCCAGTgagttctctctctctctggttaATTTGTGGCTGGGGAACTGTGCATGGATGCACAGTTCTTGATTTGTTTTCACATCACTAATAAGGGCCCGTTTTTTTTCTTTGCGTAGAGACGGGAAGTGAGAGGGAGAAAGTGAAGGCATTCGCGCACATGACGCTGACACCAgggacgtacgaagcaaagatctCGGTGCCGGCGTCATTCGGGCCGGTGGGCGCGGTGCTGGTGGAGAACGAGCACCACAGGGAGATGTTCCTCAAGGACATCAAGCTCATCACTGGCGGCGACGAGAGCACCGCCACCACCTTCCACATCGACTCCTGGGTGCACTCCAAGTTCGACAACCCCGAACCGCGCGTCTTCTTCTCCGTCAGGGTAATGAAGCTAGTCACATCCACCTGCCATGAAACTCTCCGTGGATGCCGATGGGCACGGCACCGTCCGGATCGGAGGAATTAACCATGCGTGCGTGGGCATATATATGTTGCAGTCGTACCTGCCGTCTCAGACGCCGCCGGGAATCGAGGCGCTGAGGAAGAAGGAGCTGGAGACGCTGCGCGGGGACGGGCAAGGCGAGCGCAAGTTTCATGACCGCGTCTACGACTACGACACCTACAACGACCTCGGCGACCCTGACACGAACATCCAGCACAGACGCCCTGTGCTCGGCAGCAAGGAGTACCCCTACCCTCGCCGGTGCCGCACCGGTCGCCCCATGACCACCACCGGTGCGCACATCAATCTGCAGATATCAATTGACTGAATAGATCAAGAATGAACCGTAACAGAATTAATTAAACTGAAAAAAAACGCAGACCCAAAGACGGAGAAGAGGAGCTCGACGGTGTACGTGCCGCGTGACGAACAGTTCTCGGGCATTAAAGGGCTGACATTCAGCGCGACGACGCTGCGGACGGGATTGCATGCCATCCTGCCGGCGCTAGCTCCGCTGATTAAAAAGTCAGAGAACTTCCCTCACTTCCCCTCCATCGACgacctctacagcgatggcatccCGCTCCCCgccgacggcggcgccggcgcctccTTGCACATCATCAGAGACGTCATCCCCCGAGTCGTCCAGATGATCGAGAACACCACCGAGCACGTCCTCCGCTTCGAGGTTCCCCACATGGTCGAGAGtgagcaccaccgccgccgcctgcttcAGCACGTGTCACAATCAATTATATACTGATCATCAACATGGTTTTGCAGGGGACAGGTTCTCGTGGTTCAGAGACGAGGAGTTCGCGAGGCAGACGCTCGCGGGGCTCAACCCTATCTGCATCCGCCTTCTCACGGTAACTATCAGCTAGGGTCCATTAATTGTGGGTAACACACCCTCTCAGATGCAGAAATGAAAATGCAATAAAAACATATCAAATGCGGTAAAAAAATCGTTTACACTGAGCTCGCAATTGTGCAGGAATTCCCCATCGTGAGCAAGCTCGACCCTGCGGTGTACGGCCCGCCGGAGTCGGCGCTGACCAGGGAGCTCCTGGAGAAGATGATGAACGGTGTCATGACGGTAGACGAGGCGCTGAAGAGTAAGCGGCTGTTCATGCTGGACTACCACGACGTGTTCCTTCCGTACGTGCACAAGGTGCGCGAGCTGCCGGAAAAGACGCTGTACGGGTCCCGCACCGTCTTCTTCCTCGGCGACGAGGGAACGCTGATGCCGCTGGCCATCGAGCTGACACGGCCGCAGTCGCCGACCAAGCCGCAGTGGAAGCGCGCCTTCACGAGCGGGAACGACGCCACCCAGTCGTGGCTGTGGAAGCTGGCCAAGGCACACGTGCTCACCCACGACACCGGCTACCACCAGCTCGTCAGCCACTGGCTGCGCACCCACGCCTGCGTCGAGCCGTACATCATCGCCACCAACCGGCAGCTCAGCCGGATGCACCCCGTGTACCGTCTCCTGCACCCGCACTTCCGCTACACCATGGAGATCAACGCGCTAGCCAGAGAAAGCCTCGTCAACGCGGATGGCATCATCGAGGATGCATTCTGGCCAGGGAAGTACTCCGTCGAGCTCAGCTCCGTCGCCTACGGCGCGACCTGGCAGTTTAACACGGAGGCGCTACCGGAGGACCTCGTCAGCCGAGGACTCGCCATTCGCCGGGAGGACGGTGAGCTTGAGCTCACCATCAAGGACTACCCGTACGCCAACGACGGGCTCCAGATCTGGGACTGTATCAAGCAGTGGGCGACCGATTACGTAAATATCTA includes:
- the LOC124691927 gene encoding lipoxygenase 2.3, chloroplastic-like gives rise to the protein MIHLKQPLVLSAQSGNVASPLFATAAAASSQQRRASKAGGGRVRTRRISCVSTEEATGVTTSVKTKERNLTVTAIVTAQAAPASMYVSRGLDDIQDLFGKTLLLELVSSELDPKTGSEREKVKAFAHMTLTPGTYEAKISVPASFGPVGAVLVENEHHREMFLKDIKLITGGDESTATTFHIDSWVHSKFDNPEPRVFFSVRSYLPSQTPPGIEALRKKELETLRGDGQGERKFHDRVYDYDTYNDLGDPDTNIQHRRPVLGSKEYPYPRRCRTGRPMTTTDPKTEKRSSTVYVPRDEQFSGIKGLTFSATTLRTGLHAILPALAPLIKKSENFPHFPSIDDLYSDGIPLPADGGAGASLHIIRDVIPRVVQMIENTTEHVLRFEVPHMVERDRFSWFRDEEFARQTLAGLNPICIRLLTEFPIVSKLDPAVYGPPESALTRELLEKMMNGVMTVDEALKSKRLFMLDYHDVFLPYVHKVRELPEKTLYGSRTVFFLGDEGTLMPLAIELTRPQSPTKPQWKRAFTSGNDATQSWLWKLAKAHVLTHDTGYHQLVSHWLRTHACVEPYIIATNRQLSRMHPVYRLLHPHFRYTMEINALARESLVNADGIIEDAFWPGKYSVELSSVAYGATWQFNTEALPEDLVSRGLAIRREDGELELTIKDYPYANDGLQIWDCIKQWATDYVNIYYKSDDDITGDQELQAWWEEVRTKGHADKKDEPWWPVCDSKDNLIQILNTIMWVTSGHHAAVNFGQYHYAGYFPNRPTVVRTNIPVEESREDEMKKFMARPEEVLLESLPSQMQAIKVMATLDILSAHSPDEEYMGEYGEPAWLAEPMVKAAFEKFSGRLKEVEGSIDEQNNNPENKNRCGAGIVPYELLKPFSEPGVTGMGIPYSISI